aagatgggggaatctgtgattgatatgtaaagggactagaaaatttcttaataaataatgaTTACACGTGGAAGATGGGTAGCATATGCAcaaccattttttttgtctttaattattCCAGCAAGTTTATGGGGCAAGCCCAACAGATACTCTCTTCATAACAAATTTAGGTGGGGTATTAGGTTTCTGACAAAGAGAGCCCAAGAGAACCACTCCAGCTGGCCTAGAgaacaagcaaaagaaaacttGCTCAGGAAGTAATTCTCTCTCCCATAGGCTGCTTTGGTAACTTGTTTCATAAAGCAGAGCTCAGTGAGAGCTTTAGCAATCTGTGACTATAGATCTGTAGGTATTGAACAAACATTCACTTTGGGATGCAAATGGCTAGATAAACTTTAGATtgtacaccttttttttttctaaaggtgGAAgtgtttacatatttaaaatgccAAGTTAAACTGGAAAAGGGTGGGGCGATGAACAGGAACAAATGAAGAACCTAAAATTGGCATGAAGTTAATCAGCAACATAACAGAACAGAGAAGAACATCAACTTTTAAGGACTATTCAATATAATTCTCATGGCTGCagatttttaatatgtttatagtttgaagacaaaaagaattttgaatttcaaatctttaaattaaaaagaaagaattttcatTCTCAAAAAGCACTCAGGTACAAATATCTGATACAATAATTTATTGGAGAGATAGAAAACGTATATATAAAATGCTAAcacaaaagatgaaatattttagtGACTAGTCAACAGCATTTCATAAGCACAATGGAAAGAAATGATGACTGCATAGAATTAGTAAGATGTCTCAACTCTTAGTAAGAAATCTTTTAGAGAGAGATTTCTGGGAGAGTTAAAGCATAATTGTAAGCAGTTATAACTTATTCTTCTATCATGTCAGAGAATCAGCCAGGATTGGATGCACAGCCACAGAGGGAGCTGCTTAATAATAGCACAGAAGAGGGTGAAATAGTTTTTAATTACAAGAGATATTAAATAACTATGATTTTTTGTGTTAGGGGAGAATCTATCAACTTCAGCTTCCACTGACTGAAAAGAACACTACCTCACCTGAAAAATAAAACCTCCAGAAAGCACAGgataaaaaaacatgaaaatctaACATTAATACTAACAACACACATTTATTCTGAATTATTATGATACTAAGCTCATATTATCTTCTTCTCTTCACAGTGATCCCTTTGGGTGTGGTCTACTTCTGGCTGAGAAGCAGACCATGACTTTCTCAAGGGGGtctttggaaaaaaatagattttggTCCTGGTTATAGAAGTATAAACTACAGATTTCTGTTAAGGTGACCATGCCTCTCCCTAAATCAGAATGTGTTACATGATAAATGTGCCTTAGAAATAGAAAAGTGTAATATGATATGATCTGTAGGTGAACCTCAATGCATCTTATATTGACAATATAAATAGCTTACTCTGGAAAGGAGTTTATTATTGCTTCCACAACCgtgatttattttgctttttgctaATATCTCTGCAACTTAGAAGAGATTAATACTTTCATTTTAATGATGGATGTAGCTGAAGTGTTTGGATTCAGGATGATCTGTGCTTacatccagactcagaaggatgaAGGAATCTTGTACTTTgagtagaaaaatacaaatatgaacTAGGCATTTTAAAAGCCCAAGGAGTGTGACTGGTGGGAGTGGCAATCATTATGACAAATcagaatttcatattttatactaACATCATTAGAATTGTATTGTATAATTTGCCCTCAGTCAGTCACTGGTGCTGAATTACCCTAGGTGTGAGTCAAATAGAGATAACAGGGAGAGCTGGGGTCTAAATATAAGATGTGTGCTTCTTAATAATCTTGAATCTGATCAATTAATAAAGAAAGCTATGTCTTAAGGTTTCAAGATTTTCAGGGAGGTTGTTTTACCTCCTCAGTGGCTGATTAGTCAACATATAGGATATTGATGAGGAGGATAGGAAATGAGAGATTTTTGCTTCTCAGAATGGTAGTACACTGTGTTCTTTAGGTAACTGTAGTATGTGTACCTGAGTGTGTCATTTTCCCTGGAATATTAGAAATGTCTTCAACCAGCATCTTCCTTAGAGTGGTAATTTCAGTGactccacatacacactcatgagGAAATAAAACGACTGTACTCCTGGGGAGAGCAGATGGTAACACACTAATAAACCCTACCATTGTCGTTTTAGGAAGACACTTATAAGAATTCCCAAAGATTCCTCTCCATGCCTATATGATATTAACTTCATGGCAGATCATAACCACTCCCAATTCCAGCATCTGTACTTTGTTTTAACTGGAATCCCTGGACTCGAGCAGAAATATTATTGGATGGCATTCCCACTGGGTGCTATATATGTCATTGCTCTCTTTGGCAATGGTATTATTATCTCTACAATCAAGACTGAATCATCTCTGCACATTCCTAtgtactacttcctgtgtatgtTGGCATTTGCGGATATGGGGCTCACCCTTTGTACTCTGCCCTCTATGCTTGGCATATTCTGGTTTAACTACAAATTTATAAGCTTTGATGGTTGTCTTATCCAGATGTACTTCATTCACACCTTCTCAGCCATTGAGTCAGGAGTGCTAGTAGCAATGGCCATCGATCGTGTTATAGCGATCTGGAACCCACTCAGATATGGCACCATTTTAACAAATGGTGTGGTCAGTAAAATAGGAATACTCATCTTGTCAAGAGCAGTCTGCGTGGTCTTCCCTGTGCCTTTCCTCATCAAGAGGCTCCCTTTTTATCGCTCCAACATCCTCTCccactccttctgcctccatcaaGATGTGATGCGCCTTGCCTGTGCCAGCACCCGTGTTAACAGTCTCTATGGCCTTATAGCTGTCATCTTCACCAAGGGCTCTGACTCCCTCTCTATCCTCTTCTCCTATGTGTTCATACTCCGCACGGTGATGGCTATTGCTTCCGGGGAGGGCCGGCTGAAGGCTCTCAACACTTGTGTTTCACACATCTGTGCTGTACTTATCTTCTATGTGCCATTGATTGGGGTATCAGTCATCCATCGCTTTGGAAAGCACTTGTCACCACTGACCCATGCCCTTATGGCGAACGCTTACCTTCTTGTCCCCCCTGTGCTCAACCCCATAGTTTATACTGTGAAGACCAAGGAAATACGAAAAAAGATTATCCAGATATTTGTTCGAACCAAAATTGCTACTACAGAGGGTTAAAACTTCCCAGTTTGATAGAGAAACAGTTTTGTCAAAACTGAGATAtaactatgaaaataaaatgtttattttttaaagttttctgttTGAGTTGCCTTGTGAAATGATATTTTTCTGCTCAGAAAATAGAAACTTCATTTTGCTGTGCCaaattgtctttttcttaatacagaatttttatatatacaaaagctgTATTTCTCTGTAAACATAtagttaaaatttattatatactaGATGAAAGCAGGGAATTTACtattttgaaaataacttttttggTCAAAAATAAGTGAAAGGTTTTGTGTCTTTTAAGGTATAgttaatgtaatttattttatttaacatggaAATTTAAAGCATTTGTTAGAAGTTGCCTGAATGAATGTAGTAGATGAGAAAAAaactatatttattatataacaagagaaaaggaacagcattctattaaagtttattttaagacagaagaATGGtcagattttattattaagaatataaatgtaaatCAAAGTATTGTTCTATTGTACAACAACTTAGGACCAAAAACTGGAGTCTGACTCTAGCTGATCCAGATGGGAGTTGAATGATCCAGATGGGAGTTACATGGTTTTTCTTTAGACAAGTTTTAAGttttgaaaatggaaacatttcaTGTTATCTACAATGATTATGAACTAAATTAAACAACAAATGTAATAAGAAGCCATTATTAGAACTATTTGTGAGCTATAAAGTACTATGTAAAATTAGGAATTATTAAAGAACGTTGAACACCAAGGAAGATAAGAACCTTCATTTATAGACTGCTAAGTAAAAGATACAGTGTTAGATAATTTTACATGTTAGCGTATCTAAGAATCATGGCCTGTCTATCAAGGAGAGAGTTAGGCATAAattccaagagaaaaaaataacaacaaagtgATTGATTTTGTAGGCTAAGGCCCAGCTATACAGACTTTCCCAAGAATATTGAGTGTCATTGTAGACAGAGTTCATTTGAATGTTCACtgtgatgtatatttttaaatattttgaatatgtatattttgtattatatatattgaacATTTTGAATAAAGATTGCATTGCACATTTTGAGTAATAAGCATTCTCAGGGTTGTTCTGAGTGAAGAGTGTTTGAAAGGTTGTAAATTtggaatgaaaaggaggaagtcaTTAAGAGAAGCTTGATTATCACAGAGAGTAAGGAGAGGCCACAGTAGAAGGTCTGCTATAGAGCTCAGAATGAGACTGTCATATTGGACTTTGAGGACTGGAAGGAGAGGTGAC
The nucleotide sequence above comes from Peromyscus maniculatus bairdii isolate BWxNUB_F1_BW_parent chromosome 1, HU_Pman_BW_mat_3.1, whole genome shotgun sequence. Encoded proteins:
- the LOC143272154 gene encoding olfactory receptor 51H1-like: MADHNHSQFQHLYFVLTGIPGLEQKYYWMAFPLGAIYVIALFGNGIIISTIKTESSLHIPMYYFLCMLAFADMGLTLCTLPSMLGIFWFNYKFISFDGCLIQMYFIHTFSAIESGVLVAMAIDRVIAIWNPLRYGTILTNGVVSKIGILILSRAVCVVFPVPFLIKRLPFYRSNILSHSFCLHQDVMRLACASTRVNSLYGLIAVIFTKGSDSLSILFSYVFILRTVMAIASGEGRLKALNTCVSHICAVLIFYVPLIGVSVIHRFGKHLSPLTHALMANAYLLVPPVLNPIVYTVKTKEIRKKIIQIFVRTKIATTEG